The proteins below come from a single Dinghuibacter silviterrae genomic window:
- a CDS encoding DNA adenine methylase codes for MKVIIPPLKSQGIKTKLVPPILELVREAASTGRWIEPFMGTGVVGFNAGFPRALMSDANPHLVHFYAGLLNGDITPSSVRSFLEYEGALLAKSGYDHYLHVRERFNRDFAPLDFLFLNRSGFNGMIRFSRKGLWNIPFCKKPDRFQPGYITKIVNQVTRVREVMTGDWSFTNGSFTSTLLSAVAGDLVYCDPPYFGRYADYYNGWTEEDEARLFALLDRTPAKFILSTWSHNAYRHNPMIDAYWSRFRIHRIEHFYYSGGKMENRNAVVEALVVNF; via the coding sequence ATGAAGGTCATTATCCCGCCCTTGAAAAGTCAAGGCATCAAAACCAAGCTGGTCCCCCCTATCCTGGAACTTGTCCGGGAGGCCGCTTCTACCGGCCGCTGGATAGAACCGTTTATGGGTACCGGCGTCGTGGGTTTTAACGCCGGTTTTCCCCGCGCTCTCATGAGCGACGCCAATCCCCACCTCGTTCATTTTTATGCAGGTCTGCTCAACGGTGACATCACACCTTCTTCTGTCCGGTCTTTTTTGGAGTATGAAGGCGCGCTCCTGGCCAAAAGCGGTTACGACCACTACCTCCACGTCCGCGAGCGCTTCAACCGCGACTTCGCGCCCCTCGATTTCCTTTTTCTAAACCGGAGCGGTTTTAACGGGATGATCCGGTTTTCCCGGAAGGGCCTTTGGAATATTCCGTTCTGCAAAAAACCCGACCGTTTCCAACCCGGCTATATCACCAAAATTGTCAACCAGGTCACCCGGGTGCGGGAGGTGATGACCGGCGACTGGTCGTTTACCAATGGCTCGTTTACGTCCACGCTTTTGTCGGCCGTCGCCGGGGACCTTGTTTATTGCGATCCCCCCTACTTCGGCCGGTACGCCGATTACTACAACGGATGGACCGAAGAGGACGAAGCCCGTTTATTTGCCCTTCTCGACCGGACCCCTGCCAAGTTCATTTTGTCCACCTGGTCCCACAATGCCTATCGGCATAACCCCATGATCGACGCCTATTGGTCCAGGTTCCGGATACACCGGATCGAGCACTTTTATTATAGCGGGGGGAAAATGGAGAACAGGAACGCGGTGGTGGAGGCGTTGGTGGTTAATTTTTGA
- a CDS encoding RNA 2'-phosphotransferase: MISKEENTRISKTLSYVLRHNPGHIGLELDEQGWGSVDTLCRKLELSPEVLKHIVDTNAKSRFNFNHDGTMVRASQGHSIEVDLQYTPQTPPAVLFHGTAEKNIPGIEESGLQKMNRHHVHLSKDRETALAVGTRHGKPVVLVVDAQRMHQDGHVFFLSDNGVWLTERVPVAYIAPLI; encoded by the coding sequence ATGATCTCCAAAGAAGAAAATACACGCATCAGCAAAACACTCAGTTATGTCTTGCGGCACAACCCCGGTCATATCGGCCTGGAGCTCGATGAGCAGGGCTGGGGGAGCGTTGACACCTTATGCCGGAAATTGGAACTGAGCCCGGAGGTGTTGAAACACATAGTAGACACCAACGCCAAAAGCCGGTTTAATTTCAACCACGATGGCACGATGGTCCGCGCGAGCCAGGGACACTCCATCGAGGTGGATCTTCAATACACCCCTCAAACCCCGCCCGCTGTTCTTTTTCATGGAACGGCCGAAAAAAATATACCGGGCATTGAGGAAAGCGGTCTGCAGAAGATGAACCGCCATCACGTACATCTGAGTAAAGACCGGGAAACCGCCCTCGCGGTGGGCACGCGTCATGGCAAGCCGGTGGTGCTGGTCGTCGATGCACAGAGGATGCACCAGGACGGGCATGTATTTTTCTTGTCCGACAATGGCGTTTGGTTGACGGAGCGGGTGCCGGTGGCGTATATTGCGCCGCTCATTTAA
- a CDS encoding CpXC domain-containing protein, translating into MLVPNHIKTRNGIAAKTIALNCSTCNNIIKLDAVFLVCEDDWPEFRYLLLKRDLSEVSCEHCSHVYQIKSPLLYEVPKRNLLIFATNGGDDGGVIQGFEIWKSHAKNLLTEETFRRIEQHQYTFVHGLHGLNALLEAFDDESPFSMYVPAPPKTADGSQDKIGITHLTGYIYGNLFFYYPAHKPVSDLSLMLLELASINSSHSSIRWIFDLFETVLFTLGQGHPWLMQEAGRLAMLCGNLVKATEYTSMACKLQHSWIAPTACFLHGTPRIRADGPSQKAYLPHSAKTSLLNGVNQHRHTDIKISPSIKDVGVWDFPHTEDLALFKGYTKNTLLKSHGYTLGKMEMGIRGKDVHVTEQLIALYAHLIWRSMNMLNSYNDPECHKAFWTEYLDTRWNRYSQNLALLRQVLEFRICEASFQIAPAEEKSSKIDANKWQIHLWKKAIDFINA; encoded by the coding sequence ATGCTCGTTCCGAACCACATAAAGACTAGGAACGGTATAGCTGCTAAAACTATAGCATTAAACTGCAGTACTTGTAACAATATTATAAAATTAGATGCGGTTTTTCTTGTATGTGAAGATGATTGGCCAGAGTTTAGATATCTCCTTCTTAAACGAGATTTGAGTGAGGTATCATGCGAGCATTGCAGCCATGTATATCAAATTAAGTCCCCCCTTCTTTACGAAGTTCCCAAACGGAATCTTCTGATTTTCGCGACGAATGGTGGTGACGACGGTGGAGTCATCCAAGGATTTGAAATTTGGAAAAGCCATGCTAAAAATCTTTTAACGGAGGAAACATTCAGAAGAATAGAGCAACATCAATATACATTCGTACACGGTCTACATGGATTAAATGCACTTTTGGAAGCTTTTGACGACGAAAGTCCGTTCTCTATGTACGTTCCGGCTCCACCCAAAACCGCAGATGGATCACAGGATAAAATTGGTATCACCCATTTAACCGGTTACATTTATGGAAATCTGTTTTTCTATTATCCAGCCCATAAGCCTGTTTCAGATTTATCTTTGATGCTACTGGAATTAGCTTCCATAAATTCTAGTCATTCGAGTATTCGCTGGATTTTTGATCTTTTTGAAACAGTTCTTTTCACACTAGGACAAGGACATCCGTGGCTTATGCAAGAAGCTGGCCGATTGGCCATGCTTTGTGGCAATTTAGTAAAGGCAACAGAATATACCTCTATGGCGTGCAAGCTACAACACAGTTGGATTGCACCCACAGCTTGTTTTTTACATGGAACACCAAGGATTAGGGCAGATGGACCATCCCAAAAAGCATATTTACCCCATTCAGCCAAAACCTCTTTGTTAAACGGCGTTAATCAGCATAGGCACACAGACATAAAAATTTCTCCCAGTATCAAGGATGTCGGTGTTTGGGATTTTCCTCATACTGAAGACCTTGCTTTGTTTAAGGGATATACAAAGAATACACTCTTAAAATCACACGGATATACTTTAGGTAAGATGGAAATGGGAATACGCGGGAAAGATGTACATGTAACGGAGCAATTGATTGCACTATATGCGCACTTAATTTGGAGAAGCATGAATATGCTAAATTCCTATAATGATCCGGAATGTCATAAGGCATTTTGGACTGAATACTTGGATACCCGTTGGAACAGATATAGCCAAAATTTAGCCCTTCTTCGACAGGTTTTAGAATTTAGAATTTGCGAGGCAAGCTTTCAAATAGCGCCTGCGGAAGAAAAATCCTCGAAGATCGACGCAAACAAATGGCAAATACATCTATGGAAAAAGGCAATCGATTTTATAAATGCATAA
- the yidD gene encoding membrane protein insertion efficiency factor YidD has translation MKILTLPLSLIGIGLVKIYQRTKTRHYSKCLHFPSCSNYALLALRKYSFFKAVWISVKRYRDCHPFSNRPYVDYP, from the coding sequence GTGAAAATCCTGACGTTACCTTTAAGCCTTATCGGGATTGGTCTCGTTAAGATATACCAGCGGACCAAAACAAGACATTATTCTAAATGTCTGCATTTTCCGTCCTGTTCCAATTACGCGCTATTGGCATTGAGAAAATATTCCTTCTTTAAGGCGGTCTGGATCTCAGTCAAGCGATATAGGGATTGCCATCCCTTTTCCAACAGACCCTACGTAGACTACCCTTAA
- a CDS encoding 2-oxoisovalerate dehydrogenase — translation MTEIVFIVEESQDGGYFAKAIGEGIITQADSLPELREMIKDAVKCHFDNPDEVPKIAHLHVTRDEVFAL, via the coding sequence ATGACGGAGATCGTATTTATCGTCGAAGAGTCCCAGGACGGCGGCTATTTTGCCAAAGCTATAGGGGAGGGAATTATCACTCAGGCCGACTCGCTCCCGGAGCTGCGGGAAATGATCAAAGATGCCGTTAAGTGTCACTTTGATAATCCAGACGAAGTTCCCAAAATTGCCCACCTCCACGTCACGAGGGACGAAGTCTTTGCGTTATGA
- a CDS encoding type II toxin-antitoxin system HicA family toxin has protein sequence MRIPRDLDASDLIKILKRFGYAPTRQTGSHIRLTTDRNGQHHITIPNHTPIKVGTLNAILSEVSMHLGISKEAILS, from the coding sequence ATGAGAATTCCCAGGGATTTGGATGCTTCCGATTTGATAAAAATACTCAAGCGTTTTGGCTATGCACCGACCAGACAAACAGGTAGTCATATTCGCCTGACTACTGATCGAAACGGCCAACACCACATTACAATACCCAACCATACACCAATCAAGGTTGGAACTTTAAATGCTATTTTATCCGAGGTTTCAATGCATTTGGGCATTTCCAAAGAGGCCATTTTATCGTAA
- a CDS encoding phytanoyl-CoA dioxygenase family protein, whose product MSLEQLRTKGYTILDDIYTPAEIRALGDILSQADSSKPTFRRTNDLFAIRQFLKEIQEAHHLIFNEPLMAVVRRYFGEDYFVVKSIYFDKPEQSNWFVAWHQDLTISVDKKVELPGFGPWTVKQDQFAVQPPLQILENIFTVRIHLDPTDEHNGALRVIPGSHLKGIQRFSPELNREENICRVPGGGVMLMRPLLLHASHRTTNAKRRRVIHIEFCNVHLPKGIKWAESTALYF is encoded by the coding sequence ATGAGCCTGGAACAACTGCGCACAAAGGGATATACTATACTTGACGATATATATACCCCGGCGGAAATCCGCGCCCTTGGGGACATTTTGTCGCAGGCGGATTCCTCAAAACCGACCTTCAGAAGAACCAACGACTTGTTTGCCATCCGGCAGTTTCTGAAAGAGATCCAGGAAGCTCATCACCTGATTTTTAATGAGCCGCTGATGGCTGTCGTCCGCCGGTACTTTGGCGAAGACTATTTTGTTGTAAAATCTATTTATTTCGATAAGCCCGAACAGTCGAACTGGTTTGTCGCCTGGCACCAGGACCTTACGATTTCGGTGGACAAGAAAGTGGAATTGCCCGGATTCGGTCCCTGGACGGTTAAACAGGATCAGTTTGCAGTTCAGCCGCCGCTTCAGATTTTGGAAAATATTTTTACCGTCCGTATTCATCTGGACCCTACCGATGAGCATAACGGTGCATTGAGGGTTATTCCGGGATCCCATCTAAAGGGAATTCAGCGGTTTTCCCCCGAGCTTAACAGGGAAGAAAACATCTGCCGGGTGCCAGGCGGAGGTGTTATGTTGATGCGCCCCCTTTTGTTACACGCTTCCCATCGCACTACCAATGCGAAAAGGCGAAGGGTGATCCATATCGAGTTCTGCAACGTCCACCTGCCGAAGGGGATTAAGTGGGCAGAGTCGACCGCTTTATATTTTTAA
- a CDS encoding DUF418 domain-containing protein: MKPPVVQPILASQRITIIDILRGWALFGVVLMNYYDAYFLGDNLKISHPGTFTVVLEYISAYVFSAKSWTMLSFLFGYGFAVLMERLHAKGRHPVWFFTRRMWWLLVLALINSAFFSGDILKDYAILGMVLLPFYKCSARTTFIIAIAMLLTEPVLTSFVVKIPSPHWDREHWPLLYGSHDLMDVLKAGLIGTYYTEMISPFYGITVHWVMMTCFLFGFSAQKIGFFSHLAQHKKVLWRVWWITLTFALIIIVPKYINARLAWPFKEHYPISFIVVLAIMFFIMSSLCLLYLGGSGHRFFSTLEVTGKMTLTNYMVQNVIGCLVFSGFGLGLIGREPLYFYLGLAVVVYLLQALFSRWWLSRYNYGPVEWVWRQLSYGTRLALKRPALQAV, translated from the coding sequence ATGAAACCACCGGTCGTACAACCTATCCTGGCCAGCCAACGCATTACCATAATCGATATCCTCCGGGGATGGGCCCTCTTCGGGGTCGTGCTCATGAATTACTATGATGCCTATTTTCTCGGTGATAATTTAAAAATCAGCCATCCGGGAACCTTTACCGTCGTTCTTGAATACATAAGCGCCTATGTTTTTTCCGCTAAATCCTGGACCATGCTTAGCTTCCTGTTCGGTTACGGCTTTGCCGTGCTGATGGAGCGGCTGCACGCCAAGGGCCGGCATCCCGTATGGTTTTTTACCCGGCGGATGTGGTGGCTCCTGGTCCTGGCGTTGATCAATTCCGCGTTTTTCTCCGGCGACATTCTCAAGGACTACGCTATCCTGGGGATGGTCCTGCTGCCCTTCTACAAATGTTCCGCCCGGACGACTTTCATTATAGCCATAGCCATGCTGCTGACGGAACCCGTCCTCACTTCCTTTGTTGTAAAAATCCCCTCACCTCACTGGGATAGAGAACATTGGCCACTCCTGTACGGGAGTCACGACTTGATGGACGTGCTGAAAGCCGGTCTGATCGGAACCTACTATACAGAAATGATCTCTCCCTTTTACGGTATTACCGTGCACTGGGTCATGATGACCTGCTTCCTCTTTGGTTTCTCGGCCCAAAAAATCGGTTTTTTCTCCCACCTCGCCCAACACAAAAAAGTCCTCTGGAGGGTATGGTGGATTACACTGACGTTCGCGTTGATCATCATCGTCCCGAAATATATCAATGCCCGCCTTGCCTGGCCGTTTAAAGAACACTATCCCATCAGTTTCATAGTCGTGCTGGCGATCATGTTCTTTATCATGTCTTCCTTGTGCCTCCTCTACCTGGGCGGTTCCGGTCACCGGTTTTTTAGCACCCTCGAAGTCACGGGCAAGATGACACTCACCAATTACATGGTGCAAAACGTGATCGGTTGCCTGGTATTTTCCGGGTTCGGGCTGGGGCTGATAGGGAGGGAGCCCCTTTATTTCTATCTGGGGCTGGCGGTTGTCGTATATCTCTTGCAGGCGCTCTTTAGTCGCTGGTGGCTTTCCCGGTATAATTATGGGCCGGTGGAGTGGGTGTGGAGGCAGTTGAGTTATGGGACGCGGTTGGCGTTGAAAAGGCCGGCGCTGCAAGCGGTCTGA
- a CDS encoding erythromycin esterase family protein produces MRFLLLPLFLLPWTVARSQIKDYVQHETHPIRTISPDSLDFSDLDVVGQAVGDKRIVMLGEQDHGDAPTFLAKTRLIKYLHERKGFNVVVFEGDFFSLTQGYGETSPEKMGDFLKHNIFPIWSYCDGCTDLFSRYIPDHSRELKVVGVDLQMIFGFGYRFLRHRLDSVLRRLDLPVTHEEGYTTIFLPMVDSLPSIRWYRRVGKATLDSVADWAARAGDQARTKLSKDDFWVHVLDNLRDEARMYVYAPSNDRKRESEIRDRRMAENLAWFADVVYPNEKLIVWAANPHVAKLRDEPAMGGYFTEDTNLDKETYVIGFTGFQGEGGRFGAKPYTIPPPSGECFENWVDPAMAFAFTDLSGYKDKTRFRMRFWYYREDKNAWSRIFDGVFFIRENRRCAPWPKAAGPLKN; encoded by the coding sequence ATGCGCTTCCTTTTACTCCCCCTCTTCCTCCTCCCCTGGACCGTTGCCCGGTCCCAGATCAAGGACTACGTCCAGCATGAAACCCATCCCATCCGGACGATTTCACCGGATTCCCTGGATTTTTCGGACCTGGATGTAGTCGGGCAGGCCGTGGGGGACAAAAGGATCGTCATGCTGGGGGAACAGGATCATGGGGACGCGCCCACGTTCCTGGCAAAGACGCGGCTGATCAAGTACCTGCATGAACGGAAGGGATTTAATGTAGTGGTTTTCGAAGGGGATTTTTTTTCCCTGACCCAGGGCTACGGGGAAACGTCTCCGGAGAAGATGGGAGATTTCCTAAAGCACAATATATTTCCGATTTGGTCTTATTGCGATGGCTGCACGGACCTGTTCTCGCGGTATATCCCGGACCATAGCCGCGAATTGAAAGTCGTGGGGGTCGACTTGCAAATGATTTTTGGATTTGGATACCGGTTTTTACGTCATCGGCTGGACAGTGTGTTGCGGCGTCTTGACTTGCCGGTGACGCACGAAGAAGGGTATACGACCATTTTTTTACCCATGGTGGACTCGCTTCCGAGTATCCGATGGTATCGCCGGGTGGGCAAGGCCACCCTGGATTCGGTGGCGGACTGGGCTGCACGGGCCGGAGACCAGGCCAGGACCAAACTATCGAAGGATGATTTTTGGGTGCATGTCTTAGACAACCTCCGGGATGAGGCCAGGATGTATGTGTACGCGCCTTCCAACGACCGGAAACGGGAGAGCGAAATCAGGGACCGCCGGATGGCGGAAAACCTGGCCTGGTTTGCGGACGTGGTCTATCCGAACGAAAAGCTGATCGTGTGGGCAGCCAACCCGCACGTGGCGAAGTTGAGGGACGAACCGGCCATGGGCGGGTATTTTACGGAAGACACCAACCTGGACAAGGAGACTTATGTGATCGGGTTTACCGGTTTTCAGGGAGAGGGCGGTCGCTTTGGGGCCAAACCCTATACAATACCCCCTCCCAGCGGGGAATGTTTTGAAAATTGGGTCGACCCGGCGATGGCCTTCGCCTTTACGGACCTGTCGGGCTACAAGGACAAGACCCGGTTCCGGATGCGTTTCTGGTACTATAGAGAAGATAAAAACGCGTGGAGTCGTATTTTCGACGGGGTGTTTTTTATTCGGGAAAACCGGAGATGTGCCCCATGGCCAAAAGCGGCAGGGCCGCTCAAAAATTAA
- a CDS encoding nucleotidyltransferase family protein yields the protein MREVQKYLGEIERLCREHRVHKLYAFGSVLTDHFNDKSDVDFIVDFEPVELQQYADNYYDLKFSLEDIFHRSVDLLEENAIKNPYFLQAVNSKRQLVYEH from the coding sequence ATGAGGGAAGTTCAAAAATATTTGGGCGAGATTGAACGCCTTTGCCGTGAGCATAGGGTTCATAAACTTTATGCTTTTGGCTCCGTTTTGACCGATCATTTCAACGATAAAAGCGATGTGGATTTTATCGTCGATTTCGAACCTGTTGAACTGCAACAATACGCGGACAACTACTATGACCTCAAGTTCTCTTTGGAAGATATATTCCACAGGTCCGTTGACCTTTTGGAAGAAAATGCGATAAAGAACCCCTATTTTCTACAGGCGGTGAATAGTAAACGGCAGCTCGTTTATGAACATTGA